The following proteins are encoded in a genomic region of Blastopirellula marina:
- a CDS encoding LysR family transcriptional regulator — protein sequence MHVKSLKVFCDVVGQRSFSRAADENGISQSGASQVVHQLEERLGVKLIDRSKRPLVPTAEGELYYQGCRQLVQRYYALEEDVRTFHKELAGQVTIASIYSVGLSHMNACVQEFLAKHPKANVRLQYHHPDTVVQLVETDQVDFGLVSFPKASKTIKVDMWREEPIYLVCAPDCDLSKRESIWLDELDSRRMVGFDTRLQIRREIDFVLSSAGADVQVVMEFDNIETIKRAVEIDAGFGLLPIDTVTRELETGSLVAIPIEGSPLLRPLGIVTRQGKELGKTARRFIQLLHEKADHSEAKLAEAEDKPVAASFAQGEAAGAESDLENGVSARS from the coding sequence ATGCACGTAAAGTCCCTCAAGGTGTTCTGCGACGTTGTCGGCCAGCGCAGCTTTTCGCGCGCTGCGGACGAGAACGGGATATCGCAGTCTGGCGCCAGCCAGGTTGTACACCAGCTTGAGGAACGACTCGGGGTGAAGCTTATCGATCGCTCGAAGCGCCCCTTGGTTCCAACCGCCGAAGGCGAGTTGTATTACCAGGGCTGTCGCCAACTCGTCCAACGCTATTACGCACTCGAAGAAGACGTCCGCACGTTCCACAAGGAATTGGCTGGCCAAGTGACGATCGCCTCGATTTATTCGGTGGGCCTTAGTCACATGAATGCTTGTGTCCAAGAGTTTCTGGCCAAGCATCCTAAGGCCAACGTTCGTCTGCAGTACCATCATCCTGATACGGTCGTCCAATTGGTCGAAACGGATCAGGTCGATTTCGGCTTGGTTAGCTTTCCCAAGGCTTCCAAAACAATCAAAGTCGACATGTGGCGCGAGGAACCGATTTACCTCGTTTGTGCACCCGACTGTGACTTGTCCAAGCGGGAATCGATCTGGCTGGATGAGCTCGACAGTCGCCGCATGGTCGGCTTTGACACCCGTCTGCAGATTCGCCGTGAGATCGATTTCGTTCTTTCCTCGGCGGGTGCGGATGTTCAAGTTGTCATGGAATTTGACAACATCGAAACCATCAAACGGGCGGTTGAAATTGACGCCGGTTTCGGTCTGTTGCCTATCGATACGGTTACCCGCGAACTGGAAACTGGCTCTCTGGTGGCAATTCCCATTGAAGGTTCTCCCCTTCTCCGTCCGCTGGGCATCGTGACCCGGCAAGGTAAAGAGCTGGGGAAAACGGCTCGTCGTTTCATTCAACTGCTGCACGAAAAAGCAGATCACTCGGAAGCGAAGCTTGCCGAGGCGGAAGATAAACCGGTGGCGGCCAGCTTTGCCCAAGGTGAAGCCGCGGGCGCCGAAAGCGACCTAGAAAACGGAGTTTCGGCACGCTCTTAA
- a CDS encoding sigma-54-dependent transcriptional regulator → MGDVYRLTRKVAQTNASVLLLGETGTGKEMIASSVHRLSTRASGPFVKVNCGALSESLLESELFGHVRGAFTGAIGNRTGRFEAAHGGTIFLDEINSTSLHLQVKLLRVLQEREFERVGDTATIRVDTRVIAASNRLLMEEVGEGKFREDLYWRLNVVPIRIPPLRERREDIPELVAHFLNVYSEVNDRHVVHIQREAMDALQDHNWPGNVRELQNYVERAVVLAEGDELTLDLLPPEIRSGDNRSAMSLGRGPANFDTLAFEVVQQGLQDADPESEDLHSRVVNRVEKELIVQVMSSCANVQTKAATRLGINRNTLHKKLKEYEIES, encoded by the coding sequence ATGGGGGATGTATACCGTCTTACGCGGAAAGTCGCTCAGACGAACGCATCGGTTTTATTGCTTGGCGAAACGGGTACCGGTAAGGAAATGATCGCCTCGTCGGTTCACCGTCTCAGTACTCGAGCGTCCGGCCCTTTCGTAAAGGTGAACTGTGGTGCGCTAAGCGAGAGCTTGCTAGAAAGCGAACTATTCGGTCACGTACGCGGCGCGTTCACCGGGGCAATCGGGAACCGAACGGGGCGTTTCGAGGCAGCTCACGGTGGCACGATCTTCCTTGACGAAATCAATTCCACCTCGCTCCATCTGCAGGTCAAGCTGCTTCGCGTATTGCAAGAACGCGAATTTGAACGCGTGGGTGATACAGCCACGATTCGGGTCGATACCCGCGTGATCGCCGCAAGTAACCGTTTGCTGATGGAAGAAGTCGGCGAAGGGAAGTTCCGCGAAGACTTGTACTGGCGACTTAATGTCGTACCGATTCGGATTCCACCGTTGCGGGAACGCCGAGAAGACATCCCGGAATTGGTCGCGCACTTCTTAAACGTCTACAGCGAAGTGAACGACCGACATGTGGTCCACATTCAACGCGAAGCGATGGATGCTCTGCAAGATCACAACTGGCCAGGCAACGTCCGTGAACTGCAGAACTACGTCGAACGAGCCGTCGTACTAGCGGAAGGGGACGAGCTGACACTTGACCTGTTGCCCCCAGAGATTCGTAGCGGTGACAACCGATCCGCGATGAGTCTTGGACGTGGTCCGGCTAACTTCGACACACTTGCTTTCGAGGTCGTTCAGCAAGGTCTGCAAGATGCCGATCCGGAGTCGGAAGACCTTCACTCGCGTGTCGTCAATCGTGTCGAGAAGGAACTGATCGTCCAAGTCATGTCTTCCTGTGCGAATGTGCAAACGAAGGCCGCGACCCGTTTGGGCATTAATCGCAATACGCTCCACAAGAAGCTGAAAGAGTACGAGATCGAGTCGTGA
- a CDS encoding metallophosphoesterase family protein, with product MPLVRRSFLQTLFGGSLALGSGEAFAADSKPSNQDDSVPLVMAFLTDTHQPAGNAEVIQRVGKLIDQIQVRKDAPQLFVFGGDNVMAVDGSQSDEQTDIQFKQWKENVIDRLQVPSISCIGNHDIRWKDRDANNPGTYQEKARAIETYQMPSRYYSVEHGDWTFFLLDTYQYEGCEIDETQFAWLEEELKKSDKPALVVTHAPLMSVTHFYEPSTDKGLGKGYQVPGGWSPQRLTLMRDLFRRYPRVRLCLSGHMHTIDRCDVDNTTYICGGAVSGNWWSRGDYLGFAPSWIELKLYPSGQWSHQQHAWT from the coding sequence ATGCCACTTGTCCGTCGCTCGTTCCTGCAAACATTGTTTGGTGGAAGTCTGGCGTTAGGTAGCGGCGAGGCGTTTGCGGCCGATTCTAAGCCGAGTAACCAAGACGATTCGGTTCCCTTGGTCATGGCCTTTCTCACGGATACTCACCAACCAGCCGGTAATGCGGAAGTGATACAGCGGGTCGGCAAACTGATCGATCAAATTCAAGTGAGAAAGGACGCCCCGCAACTATTCGTCTTCGGTGGTGACAACGTGATGGCGGTCGACGGTAGTCAGTCGGACGAACAAACCGACATTCAGTTTAAGCAGTGGAAAGAGAACGTCATCGACCGCTTACAGGTCCCCAGCATCAGTTGCATTGGCAATCATGACATCCGCTGGAAAGATCGCGATGCAAACAATCCGGGTACTTACCAAGAGAAAGCTCGGGCGATCGAAACGTACCAGATGCCGTCACGATACTACAGCGTCGAACATGGGGACTGGACGTTCTTTCTTTTGGACACCTACCAATACGAAGGCTGTGAAATCGATGAAACGCAGTTCGCTTGGCTGGAGGAGGAGTTGAAAAAGAGTGACAAGCCGGCCCTCGTGGTCACCCATGCCCCTTTGATGTCGGTCACTCACTTCTACGAACCTTCCACAGACAAAGGCCTGGGCAAGGGATACCAGGTTCCCGGTGGTTGGTCGCCGCAAAGACTAACGCTAATGCGCGACCTGTTCCGACGGTACCCGCGTGTGAGATTGTGCCTGAGCGGCCACATGCATACGATCGACCGCTGCGATGTCGATAATACCACCTACATCTGCGGCGGTGCCGTAAGCGGAAATTGGTGGAGCCGTGGCGACTACCTCGGCTTCGCCCCATCTTGGATCGAGCTGAAGCTTTATCCAAGTGGCCAATGGTCGCACCAACAGCATGCTTGGACTTGA
- a CDS encoding peptidylprolyl isomerase produces the protein MSARLLWMAVLTCCFAPTTLLAQAVEEAPPAAEASKGEQDEFDKLLTEWKGIIAELRTIQQQYRLAPEGQLPLLRKDYDKILEKGMNLLPQIESAAITRYEANNEDKDATMFLYKIVTDAVERDDYQKAYKLIHVLKDGGFDENALLAPQVLAAFGTDRFAEAAEAFEKIKERQVPASDRVAQAGFTAPEEQKKWEREEEIRKKEAEANDLPRVKMTTTHGDLVIELYENEAPETVGNFISLVEKKFYDGLAFHRVLPHFMAQGGDPKGDGTGGPGYNIYCEAYNDNARQHFAGTLSMAKGAQKNTGGSQFFLTFQATPHLDNIHTVFGRVVEGMDVLPKITRRDPEAADAPQPDRILKAEVIRKRDHKYEPHKVP, from the coding sequence GTGTCCGCCCGATTACTTTGGATGGCCGTTCTAACATGTTGTTTCGCCCCCACTACCCTGCTCGCTCAGGCAGTGGAAGAAGCTCCTCCAGCCGCGGAAGCTTCGAAGGGAGAACAGGACGAATTTGATAAGCTGCTGACCGAGTGGAAAGGAATTATCGCCGAACTTCGCACCATCCAGCAGCAATATCGCTTGGCTCCGGAGGGGCAATTGCCGCTGCTTCGCAAGGATTACGACAAGATCCTTGAGAAAGGGATGAACTTGCTGCCGCAAATCGAATCAGCAGCGATCACACGATACGAAGCGAACAACGAGGACAAAGATGCCACGATGTTCCTCTATAAGATCGTCACCGATGCCGTCGAGCGAGACGATTATCAAAAGGCATACAAGCTGATCCACGTACTCAAGGATGGCGGCTTCGACGAAAACGCGTTACTGGCACCGCAGGTGTTGGCAGCCTTCGGTACCGATCGATTCGCGGAAGCGGCCGAAGCATTTGAAAAGATCAAAGAACGCCAAGTGCCCGCCAGCGATCGGGTTGCCCAGGCCGGTTTTACCGCCCCGGAAGAGCAAAAGAAGTGGGAACGCGAAGAAGAGATTCGTAAGAAGGAAGCCGAAGCCAATGACCTTCCCCGAGTCAAAATGACGACCACCCACGGTGATTTGGTGATCGAACTGTACGAGAACGAAGCCCCGGAGACGGTTGGCAACTTTATCAGCCTGGTGGAAAAGAAGTTCTACGATGGACTGGCATTTCACCGCGTTCTGCCCCACTTTATGGCCCAAGGTGGCGATCCGAAGGGGGACGGTACCGGCGGTCCTGGCTACAACATCTACTGCGAAGCCTACAACGACAATGCCCGACAGCATTTTGCTGGAACGCTCAGCATGGCCAAAGGAGCCCAAAAGAACACCGGGGGATCGCAGTTCTTCCTGACCTTCCAGGCAACGCCTCACTTAGACAACATTCACACAGTCTTCGGCCGAGTCGTAGAAGGAATGGACGTGCTGCCCAAGATCACGCGACGCGATCCTGAAGCGGCCGATGCACCTCAGCCTGATCGCATTTTGAAAGCGGAAGTCATCCGCAAGCGAGATCACAAATACGAGCCACACAAAGTGCCATAG
- the gltB gene encoding glutamate synthase large subunit yields the protein MIQPNQPASRTYRTERPGKEGLYDPAMERENCGVGFVAHIKGKRTHQMILDAEAMNINMDHRGGCGCEANTGDGAGMLTALPLEFLARVTREDLGKELPEPGKFAAGIVFLPRDAKSREHCKQTVEQLIEDHGQTLVGWRKVPINPEGADIGPTALACMPEIEMLIVSAGDSLEGDAFERQLYMIRKRASHKLRGDLNLAERTLFYIGSLSTKVIIYKGMLTPAQLVPFYRDLQCEDYTSHLAMVHSRFSTNTFPSWDRAQPNRFMSHNGEINTVRGNANWMKAREGVAKSDLFGDELTKLFPIVEPECSDSGTFDNVLEFLLMGGRTLQEAVMMMVPEAWQKHETMSEDKRAFYEYHSSLMEPWDGPASIAFTDGRYIGAVLDRNGLRPSRYYVTSDDRVIMASEVGVIPVDPSIVIEKGRLQPGRMFLINFEEGRLIPDSELKSDFARQRPYAQWLREQRIELAELSPNKEPHGFDPETLLNRMQAFGFTTETLNFMLLPLIEQKRDPVGSMGNDSALACLSDKPRMLYDYFKQLFAQVTNPAIDSIREEVVMSLECYIGPENNLLETTPEHAHRLLIPHPILTNEELAALAHMDHRGWKTKVIDVTFARSEGTAGLTTALDRICAEAESAIDEGYSNIVLSDRKIGAERVPVSMLLACGAVHHHLVNVAKRTQIGIILETGEAREVHHHCLLVGYGADAINPYLAFEALWKCRAEGMVKAEDYPDDDSMVAAYRKGVAKGILKVMGKMGISTLQSYKGAQIFEALGLQEEVIKRCFKGTSSRVQGVNFKVLAEELLRRHELGYPVREDGRLPVLPNHGEYHWRAEGERHAWSPDAIANIQVAARTNSREAYSNFAKLMNEDARNRCTLRGLLRFNENTESIPVDEVMPASEIVKRFCTGAMSYGSISGEAHESLAIAMNRIGGKSNTGEGGEDSVRFKPLPNGDSKRSAIKQIASGRFGVTINYLTNADELQIKISQGAKPGEGGELPGKKVDEYIARLRYSTPGVGLISPPPHHDIYSIEDLSQLIHDLKNANPAARISVKLVSEIGVGTIAAGVAKAKADHILIAGDNGGTGASPLTSIKHAGLPWELGIVETHQTLVMNDLRSRVVLQTDGGLKTGRDVVIAAILGAEEMGFSTAPLITLGCIMMRKCHLNTCPVGIATQDPELRKKFKGQPEHVVNYLFMVAEEARELMAKLGVRTLEELIGRVDLLEPNKAIQHWKADGLDLTPLLKPAQNKNPQSPQYCVMKQDHRLELALDNMLIEKSQPALDKKEKVKIETPIININRTVGTTLSHEIAKRYGENGLPDDTIHVKLHGSAGQSIGAFLAAGVTLELEGDANDYVGKGLSGGRIVIYPHKQSSFKAEENMLVGNVCLYGATRGLAFFRGRAAERFCVRNSGAHTVVEGVGDHGCEYMTGGRVVVLGSTGRNFAAGMSGGVAYIWDHEGNFLQNCNLGMVELEKLDNPSDIVEVKGLISMHAKYTNSPVAEKVLADWDNAVNQFVKVMPIDYKRVLQERMQHDEEEDVQLSGAESNG from the coding sequence ATGATCCAGCCAAACCAACCGGCTTCGCGTACTTATCGGACCGAGCGTCCCGGTAAGGAAGGTTTGTACGATCCGGCCATGGAGAGGGAAAATTGTGGTGTCGGTTTCGTTGCCCACATTAAGGGAAAACGGACCCACCAAATGATCCTCGATGCCGAGGCGATGAACATCAACATGGACCACCGAGGCGGCTGCGGTTGCGAAGCCAATACGGGGGATGGTGCCGGTATGTTGACGGCGTTGCCTTTAGAGTTCCTCGCTCGCGTGACCCGCGAGGACCTCGGCAAAGAACTGCCTGAGCCAGGCAAGTTTGCCGCCGGTATCGTCTTCTTGCCACGTGATGCCAAGTCGCGCGAACATTGCAAGCAAACCGTTGAACAGTTGATCGAAGATCATGGTCAGACGCTCGTCGGTTGGCGAAAAGTTCCAATCAATCCGGAAGGTGCCGACATCGGCCCGACTGCTCTCGCGTGCATGCCAGAAATTGAGATGCTGATCGTCTCGGCGGGCGACAGTCTCGAAGGGGATGCGTTCGAGCGACAGCTGTACATGATTCGCAAGCGTGCCAGCCATAAGTTGCGCGGCGACTTGAACCTGGCCGAGCGAACGCTGTTCTACATTGGCAGCCTCTCGACCAAGGTCATCATTTATAAGGGGATGCTCACCCCGGCCCAACTGGTTCCATTCTATCGCGACTTGCAGTGCGAAGATTACACCAGCCACCTGGCCATGGTTCACTCGCGATTCAGCACCAACACGTTCCCTTCGTGGGACCGTGCTCAGCCGAATCGTTTCATGTCGCACAACGGCGAGATCAATACGGTTCGCGGTAATGCCAACTGGATGAAAGCCCGTGAAGGTGTTGCCAAGAGCGATCTGTTTGGTGATGAATTGACCAAGCTGTTCCCAATCGTCGAGCCAGAATGCTCCGACTCGGGAACGTTCGACAACGTGCTCGAATTCCTGCTTATGGGCGGTCGTACGCTGCAGGAAGCGGTCATGATGATGGTCCCGGAAGCGTGGCAGAAGCACGAAACGATGTCGGAGGACAAGCGTGCGTTCTATGAGTACCACTCCAGCTTGATGGAACCATGGGATGGTCCTGCTTCAATCGCGTTTACCGATGGTCGCTACATCGGGGCTGTGCTCGATCGGAACGGTTTGCGTCCAAGCCGCTACTACGTCACCTCTGACGACCGCGTGATCATGGCTAGTGAAGTGGGCGTGATTCCCGTCGACCCTTCCATCGTGATCGAAAAGGGACGACTCCAACCGGGACGTATGTTCCTGATCAACTTCGAAGAAGGTCGCCTGATCCCTGACAGCGAACTTAAGAGCGACTTCGCACGTCAGCGTCCGTACGCCCAGTGGCTGCGAGAGCAACGCATCGAGTTGGCTGAACTCAGCCCAAATAAAGAACCACACGGCTTCGATCCAGAAACCTTGCTCAATCGCATGCAGGCCTTCGGTTTCACGACCGAAACGCTGAACTTCATGCTATTGCCGCTGATCGAGCAAAAGCGTGACCCGGTCGGCTCGATGGGTAACGACTCGGCCCTGGCTTGCCTCAGCGATAAGCCGCGCATGCTGTACGACTACTTCAAGCAGTTGTTCGCTCAGGTGACCAATCCGGCGATCGACTCGATTCGTGAAGAAGTGGTCATGTCGCTGGAATGCTACATCGGCCCAGAAAACAACCTTCTGGAAACCACGCCAGAGCATGCCCATCGTCTGCTGATTCCACATCCAATTCTGACCAATGAAGAATTGGCAGCGTTGGCGCATATGGATCATCGCGGCTGGAAGACGAAGGTCATCGATGTCACGTTCGCTCGCAGCGAAGGTACCGCTGGCCTGACCACCGCGCTGGATCGCATTTGTGCGGAAGCAGAATCGGCCATCGACGAAGGCTACAGCAACATCGTGCTCAGTGATCGCAAGATCGGTGCCGAACGTGTCCCGGTTAGCATGCTGCTGGCTTGCGGTGCTGTTCACCATCATCTGGTCAACGTCGCCAAACGTACTCAGATCGGCATCATCCTGGAAACGGGCGAAGCTCGCGAAGTACACCACCACTGCTTACTGGTCGGTTACGGTGCGGACGCCATCAATCCTTATCTGGCATTCGAAGCACTTTGGAAGTGCCGTGCCGAAGGTATGGTCAAAGCAGAGGATTATCCTGACGACGACTCGATGGTTGCCGCCTACCGCAAGGGTGTTGCCAAAGGCATCCTGAAGGTGATGGGCAAGATGGGGATCAGTACCCTTCAGTCGTACAAGGGTGCTCAGATCTTCGAGGCCCTCGGCCTGCAAGAAGAAGTGATCAAGCGTTGCTTCAAGGGAACCTCCAGCCGCGTTCAAGGGGTGAACTTCAAGGTCTTGGCCGAAGAACTTCTTCGCCGTCACGAACTTGGTTACCCCGTGCGAGAAGATGGTCGTTTGCCGGTTCTGCCGAACCACGGTGAATATCACTGGCGAGCCGAAGGGGAACGCCACGCTTGGAGCCCTGACGCGATCGCTAATATTCAAGTCGCTGCTCGCACCAACAGCCGGGAAGCTTACAGCAACTTCGCGAAGCTGATGAACGAAGATGCTCGCAATCGTTGTACGTTGCGAGGCCTTCTTCGTTTCAACGAAAACACCGAGTCGATTCCGGTCGACGAAGTAATGCCAGCCAGCGAGATCGTCAAACGTTTCTGCACCGGGGCGATGAGCTATGGTTCGATCTCCGGAGAAGCACACGAATCATTGGCGATCGCCATGAATCGCATCGGTGGAAAGAGTAACACCGGTGAAGGTGGTGAGGACTCGGTCCGCTTTAAGCCACTGCCTAACGGCGACTCGAAGCGATCGGCCATTAAGCAAATTGCTTCCGGCCGTTTCGGCGTGACGATCAATTACTTGACCAACGCCGACGAACTGCAGATCAAGATCTCGCAAGGTGCTAAGCCGGGCGAGGGTGGTGAACTGCCTGGTAAGAAGGTTGACGAGTATATTGCTCGTCTCCGTTACTCGACCCCAGGCGTCGGTCTGATTAGCCCTCCGCCGCACCACGACATTTACTCGATTGAAGACCTTTCGCAGCTGATTCACGATTTGAAGAATGCCAATCCGGCGGCTCGTATCAGCGTGAAACTGGTTTCCGAAATCGGTGTCGGAACGATTGCCGCTGGTGTGGCCAAAGCCAAGGCCGATCACATTCTGATCGCCGGCGATAACGGTGGTACCGGTGCTTCGCCGCTAACCAGTATTAAGCATGCTGGTTTGCCGTGGGAGCTAGGTATCGTCGAAACCCATCAAACGCTGGTCATGAACGATCTGCGAAGCCGCGTCGTTCTGCAAACCGATGGTGGTTTGAAGACGGGCCGCGACGTCGTGATCGCCGCGATCCTGGGTGCCGAGGAAATGGGTTTCTCGACCGCTCCGCTGATTACCCTGGGCTGTATCATGATGCGAAAGTGTCACTTGAACACCTGCCCAGTCGGTATCGCCACGCAAGATCCAGAACTGCGTAAGAAGTTCAAGGGTCAGCCAGAACATGTGGTCAACTACTTGTTTATGGTCGCCGAGGAAGCTCGCGAACTGATGGCCAAGCTGGGCGTCCGCACCCTGGAAGAATTGATTGGCCGCGTCGACCTGCTCGAGCCAAACAAGGCCATCCAGCACTGGAAAGCAGACGGCCTTGATCTGACGCCGCTCTTGAAGCCAGCCCAGAATAAGAATCCTCAATCGCCGCAGTACTGCGTGATGAAGCAGGATCATCGCTTAGAGCTGGCACTCGATAACATGCTGATCGAAAAGTCGCAGCCTGCTCTCGATAAAAAAGAAAAGGTGAAGATCGAAACTCCGATCATCAACATCAACCGCACCGTCGGTACGACGCTCAGCCATGAGATCGCGAAGCGTTACGGCGAAAACGGTTTGCCGGACGACACCATCCACGTCAAGCTGCATGGTTCGGCTGGTCAAAGTATCGGGGCCTTTCTAGCAGCCGGGGTTACCCTGGAACTGGAAGGGGATGCGAACGATTACGTCGGCAAGGGCCTCTCGGGAGGTCGGATTGTCATCTATCCGCACAAGCAAAGTTCCTTCAAGGCAGAAGAGAACATGCTCGTCGGTAATGTTTGTCTCTATGGGGCAACCCGAGGCTTGGCCTTCTTCCGAGGGCGAGCTGCGGAACGATTCTGTGTTCGGAACAGCGGTGCGCACACTGTTGTTGAGGGAGTCGGAGATCACGGATGTGAGTACATGACAGGCGGCCGCGTGGTTGTCCTGGGCTCGACCGGTCGCAACTTTGCAGCTGGTATGAGTGGCGGTGTCGCCTACATTTGGGATCACGAAGGCAACTTCCTGCAAAACTGCAATCTGGGAATGGTCGAGCTCGAAAAGTTGGACAACCCCAGCGACATCGTGGAGGTCAAAGGCCTTATCTCGATGCATGCCAAGTACACCAATTCGCCGGTCGCCGAAAAGGTGCTTGCCGATTGGGACAACGCGGTCAATCAGTTCGTGAAGGTCATGCCGATTGACTACAAGCGTGTTCTCCAAGAGCGCATGCAACACGATGAAGAAGAAGACGTTCAACTAAGCGGAGCTGAAAGCAATGGGTAA
- a CDS encoding endonuclease/exonuclease/phosphatase family protein — MTNDAVVAEAPAKSWWTWSRQFFWARTKMLVVLLVALTLLTLFAPHHWLLDLLANLRVQQVILGLFLLTMCALFQEWKWGAAAFVCLLLHVPGFGPFTTGGGAASNSGHIKVAVSNVLSSNPNIDAILSDVLSGDPDLFVILELTSQQANEVDQATRQDYPYAVVRPDDWGNFGIGLYSKVPFDSSEVFQLNEKIDSIEVRITIDQHRYRIIGTHPLPPVRAAGFASRNEHLRQLTDRVLHKKNHRENLPTIVVGDLNVTPWSPCFTYIANPVSGLRRATARFDVTPTWYVAPVFPFGLVLDHALISSELVCTEKQIGGPTGSDHRSVTVTIAPRASN; from the coding sequence GTGACCAACGATGCGGTTGTCGCTGAGGCTCCTGCCAAATCTTGGTGGACTTGGAGTCGCCAATTCTTCTGGGCACGTACCAAGATGCTAGTCGTGTTACTAGTCGCTTTGACCCTGCTGACGCTCTTTGCCCCACATCATTGGCTGTTAGATTTGCTCGCCAATCTGCGGGTTCAGCAAGTTATTCTCGGGCTGTTTCTGCTTACGATGTGTGCCCTCTTTCAAGAATGGAAATGGGGAGCGGCGGCTTTCGTGTGCTTGCTACTTCACGTGCCAGGGTTCGGACCTTTCACTACTGGCGGTGGTGCTGCCTCAAACAGTGGTCATATCAAAGTGGCGGTCTCGAATGTTCTTTCATCGAATCCCAACATCGACGCGATCTTGAGCGATGTGTTGAGCGGCGATCCCGACCTGTTTGTGATTCTTGAATTAACCAGTCAACAGGCGAACGAGGTCGACCAGGCAACGCGGCAAGATTACCCCTATGCTGTTGTGCGTCCCGACGATTGGGGCAACTTTGGGATTGGGCTGTACTCGAAGGTGCCGTTCGATTCGTCCGAAGTCTTTCAGTTGAACGAGAAGATCGATTCGATTGAGGTTCGAATCACCATCGATCAGCATCGTTATCGAATCATTGGGACGCATCCTTTGCCGCCGGTTCGCGCTGCTGGGTTTGCGTCGCGTAACGAACATCTCCGCCAGTTAACCGATCGCGTCCTGCACAAGAAGAATCACCGGGAGAACCTGCCGACAATCGTCGTGGGGGACCTCAACGTGACGCCCTGGTCGCCATGCTTTACCTACATAGCGAATCCCGTTTCCGGTCTCCGTCGAGCGACAGCACGATTCGATGTCACACCGACCTGGTATGTTGCTCCCGTATTTCCCTTCGGCCTGGTGCTCGATCATGCTTTGATCAGCAGCGAGTTGGTTTGCACCGAGAAGCAAATCGGCGGCCCGACCGGTTCCGATCATCGCAGTGTGACGGTGACAATCGCGCCCCGCGCATCCAACTAA